The Methanospirillum lacunae nucleotide sequence GATCATGATGACCATCCAATATCCAGGTGTAATTGATCAATCATGTCGCGTTCGAAAGATTGTTCAGAACAAATCAAATTTTTTCCAGAAGAGGATAATGGAATAAGAGGGTTATTCGGGAAAAAAAGAGAGATCATAATACTGACCCCTTTGTAAAAAACATTCATGGTTCTCCTCATTTTTGTTTTACGGCATTGATCACGGTTATGAGATCTGACTCATTAAATTCTGGCCCTGAAGTTTTTGTTATCCCTAACTCAGTAATCAGCACATATCGGTCAATGGGGATCTTTTTGGCATCTAAGATTTTTTTGCCGCATTGTATCGGACAACCGTCGATGACTATTCGTTCATCTGCCCCTTTGGCCATAGTGATGAGTGCTTCAACATCACCACCAATACCCGCAAGACAAGAGCCCGTCCCAAATCCTTCCTTGTTGAGCTGACAGGCCGCAGCATTAGAGAGCTGGCCAACATTAGACGCAATTCCAGAACAGGAATATATGATGCGAGGGACTCCTTTTGCACCACAACTGCAAGTAGTTTTTTCATTCATTTCTAATTCTTCCTTTTTCAACTTTTGTCGAAA carries:
- a CDS encoding putative zinc-binding protein, producing the protein MNEKTTCSCGAKGVPRIIYSCSGIASNVGQLSNAAACQLNKEGFGTGSCLAGIGGDVEALITMAKGADERIVIDGCPIQCGKKILDAKKIPIDRYVLITELGITKTSGPEFNESDLITVINAVKQK